The following DNA comes from Candidatus Poribacteria bacterium.
CCGTTGAAATCAAACATCAGCACGCCACTCAGTACAACACAGACAGAAGAATCTGTCGTTATAGAAGCGGCCGACGACATCGAACAAATTCTCGACCTCTATCTGGAGGATGTAGGGAATTAAACTGTCCAATAAGAACCAGACAGGTGAATCTATGCGAATGCACACGTATTTAATCCTTCACAAAGGTTTGCAATCTAAACGCCACCTTCTTTGCATTTCAGTTTTAGCCGCCTTGTTCTGGGTGCCCCAAATACTTTTCGCTGACATCAGTACGCTTAAACGCATTGCAGAAGCCGAACATAAAGTCAGCTATGTCGGATTACGCTTGAAGACGTTTAGCTCGTCAAGGGGCACACGCACTTTTGAAGAAGTGGTCATTCATAAATCTATAGATGCTTCATACCGGAAAGTGGTATCCGTCGTCGGCGAACGACAATCGTCTGAAGGTTCGGGAGGGCGAAGAAATAACAATGAGAATCATAGAGATCGCACGAACAGAAATCGGGACCGGAACGAATGGCGACAAGTTAGAAGCCAATTTTCAAAAGAAGAGATTGAGTTGATTGCCGAAAATTATAACTTGGAAGAATCGGTATCCACAGAAAAAACAGCGAATTATGAAACTAACATTCTAACGATCACCCCCAAATTCGCCGGCAGACCCACAAAACGAATCTTTTTTGCCCGTGAAAACGGTGTTATTTTGCGAGTAGAAGATCTGGATGCTGACGGTGTGCTTCGAGAGATGTTTGTCTATAACCGAATTAGTTTCGACCCGGAAAGCGTGGAGCGCAAATGGGAGGTCTTTAAAAAAGAGATTAAATCGGAGCCACGACGCAGTCGTAGCCACCCAATTTCGCTTGTCGAAGCTGAAAAAATGTTAAAAACCAAACCCATTCAACCTGAATACATGCCGCCGGGGTTCCATCTGCAGGATGTGCGTAGTATAAGAAGCAGGGAAAATGACTCAATTCTTCTTGAATATACAGATGGATTGGTAAATTTCACGCTCTTTGAAAAAGGGGGTGAGCCACCCCGCCTCAGCAGTAGACAACGCGGAGAAGAAAGTGAAATCGAACTTGGTGGTAAAAAGGTCTATAAACATCGGTTCGGATCGACAGATGCCTTCAGATGGTCGGGTGCGAAAATCCACTTCTTCCTGATCGGCGCGATACCCACTGCTGAAATGCAGAAGGTAATGGAGTCCATTATTCACAACACAAAGAAAAATAAGGAATAAACTATGCAGATATACCATGCTTGTGTGTTAGTCCTCTTTTTTGCCAGTTTATTGTTCATAGGAAATGTAGGTGCTGATAGTATAAAATCTCAACTCGAAGCCTCACCGCGACACGGCGAATGGGTGAAAGTTACAACCCCTGAGGGGCGTGTTGTCAATTCATTTGTTGTGTATCCGGAGGTAAAAGAACCCGCAACGGCGATCATTGTCATCCACGAAATTTTCGGGCTCACCGATTGGATCCGGCTTGTGGCAGATACACTTGCTGCTGAAGGGTTCGTCGCAATTTGCCCAGATCTGCTTTCTGGTATGGGTCCCGACGGTGGCGGCACAGAGAGTTTCGACTCCGGGGACGATGTCCGACGAACTATCCGTGAACTCTCACCCTCGCAAGTCACATCCGATCTGGATGCCATCGAGAAATATGCCCGCGCCCTACCTTCAACCAACGAAAAAGTCGCGGTCTCCGGCTTCTGCTGGGGAGGTGGTCAAACGTTCAGTTACGCCGTTAATTCCGATACAATCGCCGCGGGTTTCGTGTTTTACGGTCGCGCTGCACCAACCGAAGATGTCCCCAAAATATCGGCACCCGTGTATGGCTTCTACGGAGAGAGTGACAACCGCATCAATGCCACAATTGATGCCACGAAAGCCGCTGCTGATGCCGCAAACGTCACCTATGACCCCGTTATCTATGAAGGGGTCGGTCATGCCTTTCTGAGGCGCGGTATGGCAGAAGATGCTAACGAAGCACAGAAAGCCGCCACAAAAGCCGCATGGGCGCGGTGGGTATCCCTCCTACAAGGACTCTAAGCGTAGCACTTATCC
Coding sequences within:
- a CDS encoding dienelactone hydrolase family protein, with product MQIYHACVLVLFFASLLFIGNVGADSIKSQLEASPRHGEWVKVTTPEGRVVNSFVVYPEVKEPATAIIVIHEIFGLTDWIRLVADTLAAEGFVAICPDLLSGMGPDGGGTESFDSGDDVRRTIRELSPSQVTSDLDAIEKYARALPSTNEKVAVSGFCWGGGQTFSYAVNSDTIAAGFVFYGRAAPTEDVPKISAPVYGFYGESDNRINATIDATKAAADAANVTYDPVIYEGVGHAFLRRGMAEDANEAQKAATKAAWARWVSLLQGL